The following proteins are co-located in the Streptomyces bottropensis ATCC 25435 genome:
- a CDS encoding DUF6397 family protein: MSGDTITRSSMPVTTAMPVTTAGSGRPVVPGAATALARAAGHTLTASRAARELGLKRSELDLAVRLGCLRTIVDDVGGVRRIARTEIDRLRAEKGFPQTLRERIDAVGTGPAAQIVGVPASRFTRLARLGLVTPVKFYLNRYRAVVWLYLATELRQFAADKNNARWLTGRMPEDMRRRLEAGLDLRPRNWRGRHLGFLLRESDDPWRRAAAPAALLGPVQVAEIVQDPCERAHLDRHRPARADQPPPESPAAQLIARIMTADDPDEIAWLRADLQHALAEARAHRLAPRPRRNVPSPTVASQRGTPTVAGPASSAPRGGRRPDSQPTAGTAPQGRRGLLGRLRRKPPLIRRSGSELAEQPLLHDRHEQTSFQIVDAAAGQSAAAHRDR, encoded by the coding sequence ATGTCCGGCGACACGATCACGCGATCCTCCATGCCCGTCACGACCGCCATGCCCGTCACGACCGCCGGGTCCGGCAGGCCCGTGGTACCGGGCGCCGCCACGGCACTGGCCCGGGCGGCCGGCCACACCCTCACAGCGAGTCGTGCCGCCCGTGAGCTGGGCCTGAAACGAAGCGAACTCGACCTCGCCGTCCGTCTGGGATGTCTGCGCACGATCGTCGACGACGTGGGCGGAGTCCGTCGGATCGCACGGACGGAGATCGACCGGCTTCGTGCCGAGAAGGGCTTCCCGCAGACGCTGCGGGAACGGATCGACGCCGTCGGTACCGGTCCGGCCGCCCAGATCGTGGGTGTGCCCGCCTCGCGCTTCACGCGACTCGCGCGGCTGGGGCTGGTCACGCCTGTCAAGTTCTATCTGAACCGCTACCGAGCCGTGGTCTGGCTCTACCTGGCAACCGAACTACGGCAGTTCGCAGCCGACAAGAACAACGCCCGATGGCTGACGGGCCGGATGCCGGAGGACATGAGGCGCCGGCTGGAAGCGGGGCTGGATCTGCGCCCCCGGAACTGGCGAGGGCGCCATCTCGGATTCCTGCTGCGCGAGTCCGACGACCCCTGGCGCCGCGCCGCCGCCCCGGCCGCCCTGCTCGGTCCGGTCCAGGTCGCGGAGATCGTCCAGGACCCCTGTGAACGCGCCCATCTGGACCGCCACCGGCCCGCACGGGCCGACCAGCCCCCGCCCGAGTCGCCCGCCGCGCAGCTCATCGCGCGGATCATGACGGCGGACGATCCCGATGAGATCGCGTGGCTGCGTGCCGACCTCCAGCACGCCCTCGCCGAGGCCCGCGCCCATCGCCTCGCGCCACGGCCCCGCCGGAACGTGCCCTCGCCCACCGTCGCCTCGCAGCGCGGAACGCCGACGGTGGCGGGACCGGCATCGAGCGCGCCGCGGGGAGGGCGGCGTCCCGACTCGCAGCCGACGGCCGGCACGGCTCCCCAGGGCCGACGTGGCCTGCTGGGCCGGCTCCGACGCAAACCCCCACTGATCCGCCGGTCAGGCTCCGAGCTTGCGGAACAGCCCCTCCTGCACGACCGACACGAGCAGACGTCCTTCCAGATCGTAGATGCGGCCGCGGGCCAGTCCGCGGCCGCCCACCGCGATCGGTGA
- a CDS encoding acyl-CoA thioesterase, with translation MTTNPAERLVDLLDLEQIEVNIFRGRSPQESLQRVFGGQVAGQALVAAGRTTEGDRPVHSLHAYFLRPGRPGVPIVYQVERVRDGRSFTTRRVTAVQQGRTIFNLTASFHKPEEGSFEHQLPPARKVPDPESLPTVSQEITEHLGALPEQLERMARRQPFDIRYVDRLRWTPEEVENAEPRSAVWMRAVGPLGDDPLVHTCALTYASDMTLLDAVRIPVEPLWGPRGFDMASLDHAMWFHRPFRADEWFLYDQESPIAVGGRGLARGRIYDLEGRLLVSVVQEGLFRKLGA, from the coding sequence ATGACGACCAACCCCGCCGAGCGGCTCGTCGACCTGCTCGACCTGGAGCAGATCGAGGTCAACATCTTCCGTGGGCGCAGCCCGCAGGAGTCCCTGCAACGGGTCTTCGGCGGCCAGGTCGCCGGCCAGGCGCTGGTCGCCGCCGGTCGCACCACGGAGGGCGACCGGCCGGTGCACTCGCTGCACGCGTACTTCCTCCGCCCCGGTCGGCCCGGGGTGCCGATCGTGTACCAGGTCGAGCGGGTCCGCGACGGGCGGTCGTTCACCACACGCCGGGTCACCGCCGTGCAGCAGGGCCGCACGATCTTCAATCTGACCGCCTCCTTTCACAAGCCTGAAGAGGGGAGCTTCGAGCACCAGTTGCCGCCCGCCCGGAAGGTGCCGGACCCCGAGTCGCTGCCGACGGTGTCGCAGGAGATCACCGAGCATCTGGGCGCGCTCCCCGAGCAGTTGGAACGCATGGCCCGGCGTCAGCCCTTCGACATCCGCTATGTCGACCGGCTGCGCTGGACCCCCGAGGAGGTCGAGAACGCCGAGCCGCGCAGCGCCGTGTGGATGCGGGCCGTGGGACCTTTGGGGGACGACCCGCTCGTGCACACCTGCGCGCTGACGTACGCCAGTGACATGACCCTGTTGGACGCGGTCCGTATCCCGGTCGAGCCTCTGTGGGGGCCTCGTGGCTTCGACATGGCGTCGCTGGACCACGCCATGTGGTTCCACCGGCCGTTCCGCGCCGACGAGTGGTTCCTGTACGACCAGGAGTCACCGATCGCGGTGGGCGGCCGCGGACTGGCCCGCGGCCGCATCTACGATCTGGAAGGACGTCTGCTCGTGTCGGTCGTGCAGGAGGGGCTGTTCCGCAAGCTCGGAGCCTGA
- a CDS encoding DEAD/DEAH box helicase: MTLIDQLPRTADPDALYEAFESWAQERGLTLYPHQEEALIEVVSGANVIVSTPTGSGKSMIAAGAHFAALARDEVTFYTAPIKALVSEKFFELCKIFGTENVGMLTGDASVNADAPVICCTAEVLASIALRDGKHADVGQVVMDEFHFYAEADRGWAWQIPILELPQAQFILMSATLGDVSMFEKDLTRRTGRPTSVVRSATRPVPLSYEYVLTPLTETITELLTTKQAPVYIVHFTQAQAVERAQALMSINMCTREEKDRIAELIGNFRFTTKFGRNLSRYVRHGIGVHHAGMLPKYRRLVEKLAQAGLLKVICGTDTLGVGVNVPIRTVLFTALTKYDGNRVRTLRAREFHQIAGRAGRAGFDTAGYVVGQAPEHVIENEKALAKAGDDPKKRRKVVRKKAPEGFVGWSDGTFEKLIASDPEPLTSRFRVTHTMLLSVIARPGNAFDAMRHLLEDNHEPRKQQLRHIRRAIAIYRSLLGGGIVEKLDEPDAEGRIVRLTVDLQQDFALNQPLSTFALAAFELLDPESPSYALDMVSVVESTLDDPRQILAAQQNKARGEAVAAMKADGVEYEERMERLQDVSYPKPLEELLFHAYNVYRKSHPWVGDHPLSPKSVIRDMYERAMSFTELTSHYELARTEGIVLRYLAGAFKALDHTVPDDLKSDDLEDLIAWLGEMVRQVDSSLLDEWEKLANPEEMTAEEAQEKADQVKPVTANARAFRVLVRNALFRRVELAALDQVGELGEMDAESGWDAERWGEAMDKYWDEYEELGTGPDARGPRLLMIEEEPQNGLWRVRQTFADPNGDHDWGISAEIDLAASDAEGRAVVKVTDVGQL; encoded by the coding sequence GTGACCCTCATCGATCAGCTGCCGCGGACCGCCGACCCCGACGCCCTCTACGAAGCCTTCGAGTCGTGGGCCCAGGAACGCGGTCTCACCCTCTACCCGCATCAGGAGGAGGCGCTCATCGAGGTGGTCTCCGGCGCGAACGTGATCGTGTCGACGCCCACCGGCTCCGGCAAGAGCATGATCGCGGCGGGTGCGCACTTCGCGGCCCTCGCCCGCGACGAGGTCACCTTCTACACGGCTCCGATCAAGGCACTCGTCTCGGAGAAGTTCTTCGAGCTGTGCAAGATCTTCGGTACCGAGAACGTCGGCATGCTCACCGGCGACGCCTCCGTGAACGCCGACGCCCCCGTCATCTGCTGTACCGCCGAGGTGCTGGCATCCATCGCCCTGCGCGACGGCAAGCACGCCGACGTGGGCCAGGTCGTGATGGACGAGTTCCACTTCTACGCGGAGGCCGATCGCGGCTGGGCCTGGCAGATTCCGATCCTGGAGCTGCCGCAGGCCCAGTTCATCCTGATGTCGGCGACGCTCGGTGACGTCTCGATGTTCGAGAAGGACCTGACCCGGCGCACCGGCCGTCCCACCTCGGTGGTCCGCTCGGCGACCCGCCCGGTCCCGCTCTCCTACGAGTACGTGCTGACTCCGCTGACGGAGACGATCACCGAACTGCTCACGACCAAGCAGGCTCCCGTCTACATCGTGCACTTCACCCAGGCCCAGGCCGTGGAACGCGCACAGGCGCTGATGAGCATCAACATGTGCACGCGGGAGGAGAAGGACCGGATCGCCGAGCTGATCGGCAACTTCCGCTTCACCACCAAGTTCGGCCGCAACCTCTCCCGTTACGTGCGGCACGGCATCGGTGTGCACCATGCCGGCATGCTGCCCAAGTACCGGCGGCTGGTGGAGAAGCTGGCCCAGGCCGGTCTGCTGAAGGTCATCTGCGGCACGGACACGCTCGGCGTCGGTGTCAACGTCCCCATTCGCACTGTGCTGTTCACCGCTCTGACCAAGTACGACGGCAACCGGGTGCGGACGCTGCGGGCCCGTGAGTTCCACCAGATCGCGGGCCGCGCCGGGCGGGCCGGCTTCGACACGGCGGGTTACGTGGTGGGGCAGGCGCCCGAGCACGTCATCGAGAACGAGAAGGCGCTCGCCAAGGCCGGCGACGACCCGAAGAAGCGCCGCAAGGTCGTCCGCAAGAAGGCGCCCGAGGGCTTCGTCGGCTGGAGCGACGGCACCTTCGAGAAGCTCATCGCCTCCGACCCGGAACCGCTCACCTCCCGTTTCCGCGTCACCCACACGATGTTGCTGTCGGTGATCGCCCGGCCGGGCAACGCCTTCGACGCCATGCGCCATCTGCTGGAGGACAACCACGAACCGCGCAAGCAGCAGCTGCGCCACATCCGCCGCGCGATCGCGATCTACCGCTCGCTCCTGGGCGGCGGCATCGTCGAGAAGCTCGACGAGCCGGACGCCGAGGGCCGCATCGTCCGGCTGACGGTCGATCTCCAGCAGGACTTCGCGCTCAACCAGCCGCTGTCCACCTTCGCGCTGGCCGCCTTCGAACTGCTGGACCCGGAGTCCCCGTCCTACGCCCTCGACATGGTCTCCGTCGTGGAGTCGACGCTGGACGATCCGCGGCAGATCCTCGCCGCCCAGCAGAACAAGGCGCGCGGCGAGGCCGTGGCCGCGATGAAGGCGGACGGCGTCGAGTACGAGGAGCGCATGGAGCGGCTCCAGGACGTCAGCTACCCCAAGCCGCTGGAGGAGCTGCTCTTCCACGCGTACAACGTCTACCGCAAGAGCCACCCCTGGGTGGGCGACCATCCGCTGTCGCCGAAGTCGGTGATCCGGGACATGTACGAACGAGCCATGTCCTTCACGGAGTTGACGTCGCACTACGAGCTGGCCCGCACCGAGGGCATCGTCCTGCGCTACCTCGCCGGCGCCTTCAAGGCGCTCGACCACACGGTCCCGGACGACCTCAAGTCGGACGACCTGGAGGACCTGATCGCCTGGCTCGGTGAGATGGTGCGCCAGGTCGACTCCAGCCTCCTCGACGAGTGGGAGAAGCTCGCCAACCCCGAGGAGATGACGGCCGAAGAGGCCCAGGAGAAGGCCGACCAGGTCAAGCCGGTCACCGCCAACGCGCGCGCCTTCCGTGTCCTCGTCCGCAATGCCCTCTTCCGCCGTGTCGAGCTCGCCGCTCTCGATCAGGTGGGCGAACTGGGCGAGATGGACGCCGAGTCCGGCTGGGACGCCGAGCGGTGGGGCGAGGCGATGGACAAGTACTGGGACGAGTACGAGGAGCTCGGCACGGGCCCCGACGCCCGTGGCCCCCGGCTGTTGATGATCGAGGAGGAGCCGCAGAACGGGCTGTGGCGCGTCCGGCAGACCTTCGCCGACCCGAACGGTGATCATGACTGGGGCATCAGCGCGGAGATCGACCTCGCGGCCTCCGACGCCGAGGGACGCGCCGTCGTCAAGGTCACCGACGTCGGTCAGCTGTGA
- a CDS encoding metal-dependent hydrolase gives MMGPAHSLSGAAAWLGVGAAAAATGHTMPWPVLLTGALICAGAALAPDLDHKAATISRSFGPLSRWVCEIVDKLSYAVYKATKKQGDPRRSGGHRTLTHTWLWAVLLGAGASGIAITGGRWAVLAILFVHMVLAIEGLLWRAARGSSSDVLVWLLAATSAWIIAGVLDKPGNGADWLFTQPGQEYLWLGLPIVLGALVHDIGDALTVSGCPVLWPIPIGRKRWYPLGPPKAMRFRAGSWVELRVLMPVFMVLGGVGAAAALNVI, from the coding sequence ATGATGGGACCAGCACACTCACTGTCGGGAGCCGCGGCCTGGCTCGGCGTAGGGGCGGCAGCGGCGGCCACCGGGCACACCATGCCCTGGCCGGTCCTCCTGACCGGTGCGCTGATCTGCGCGGGCGCCGCGCTCGCCCCGGACCTGGATCACAAGGCTGCCACGATCTCGCGATCCTTCGGTCCGCTGTCGCGCTGGGTGTGCGAGATCGTCGACAAGCTCTCGTACGCCGTGTACAAGGCGACGAAGAAGCAGGGCGACCCGCGGCGCTCGGGCGGGCACCGCACGCTCACGCACACCTGGCTGTGGGCGGTACTGCTCGGCGCCGGCGCCTCCGGCATCGCCATCACGGGCGGGCGCTGGGCCGTGCTGGCCATCCTGTTCGTGCACATGGTCCTGGCCATCGAGGGTCTGCTGTGGCGGGCGGCGCGGGGGTCGAGCAGCGATGTGCTGGTGTGGCTGCTGGCCGCGACCAGTGCCTGGATCATCGCGGGTGTCCTGGACAAGCCGGGCAACGGGGCGGACTGGCTGTTCACACAGCCGGGCCAGGAGTATCTGTGGCTCGGGCTGCCGATCGTGCTCGGCGCGCTGGTGCACGACATCGGGGACGCGTTGACCGTGTCGGGCTGCCCGGTCCTGTGGCCCATACCGATCGGGCGCAAGCGCTGGTACCCGCTGGGCCCGCCGAAGGCCATGCGGTTCCGGGCCGGCAGCTGGGTGGAGCTGCGGGTGTTGATGCCGGTGTTCATGGTGCTCGGGGGAGTGGGCGCGGCGGCGGCGCTGAACGTCATCTGA
- a CDS encoding DUF5709 domain-containing protein, translated as MDTVGGWGDDVYQPDGSEIQDDAGLLDAEDTLLADGVPDPLDRGWSPPERPWAVEHTGVTAAERLRGETLEQRLAEELPDIAYPGGDGIGDSQDTDGEPLDNEVGDVRSGRLVAPDEGAHEDEESGLVASDVGIDGAAASAEEAAMHIVDEDSLSG; from the coding sequence GTGGACACAGTCGGCGGCTGGGGAGACGACGTCTACCAGCCAGACGGATCCGAGATCCAGGACGACGCGGGGCTGCTGGACGCCGAGGACACCCTGCTCGCCGACGGTGTGCCCGACCCGCTCGACCGGGGCTGGTCCCCACCGGAGCGGCCCTGGGCGGTGGAGCACACCGGTGTGACGGCGGCGGAGCGGCTGCGCGGCGAGACTCTGGAGCAGCGCCTCGCCGAGGAGCTTCCGGACATCGCCTACCCCGGCGGGGACGGTATCGGCGACTCGCAGGACACCGACGGTGAGCCCCTGGACAACGAGGTGGGTGATGTGCGCTCCGGGCGTCTCGTCGCTCCCGACGAGGGCGCGCACGAGGACGAGGAGAGCGGGCTGGTCGCCAGCGACGTGGGCATCGACGGGGCGGCCGCCTCCGCCGAGGAGGCGGCGATGCACATCGTGGACGAGGACTCCCTGTCCGGCTGA
- a CDS encoding ABC transporter ATP-binding protein, protein MIGVAPPAYDPAAPTTANTLPVGAPATVRAYVAELFRRHRRAFVLLITVNTVAVVASMAGPYLLGGLVERVSDGARELHMELTATVFVVALLVQAVFVREVRLRGAMLGERMLADLREDFLVRSVGLPPGVLERAGTGDLLSRITTDIDRLGNAMREAVPQLAIGVVWVALLIGGLAVTAPPLALTVLLALPLLVLGCRWYFKRAPSAYRSESAGYAAVAAVLAETVDAGRTVEAHRLGTRRIDLSNQRIEEWTAWERYTLWLRSVLFPVINFTHTTVLGSVLIVGGVFVLQGWIGLGQLTTGALIAQMLVDPVNLILRWYDELQVAEVSLARLVGVRDIEPDAGDPAVAPDGRHVHADQVRFGYREGVDVLRKVSLEVAPGTRLALVGPSGAGKSTLGRLLAGIYAPRDGRITLGGAELSRMPAEDVRSHVALVNQEHHVFVGSLRDNLLLARTGARDAELWAALGAVDADTWAQALEEGLDTEVGSGGFALTPAQAQQIALARLVLADPHTLVLDEATSLLDPRAARHLERSLARVLDGRTVVAIAHRLHTAHDADVIAVVENGRISELGSHDQLVEADGAYAALWRSWHG, encoded by the coding sequence ATGATCGGCGTGGCGCCCCCGGCCTACGACCCGGCCGCCCCGACGACGGCGAACACCCTGCCCGTCGGCGCCCCCGCGACCGTACGCGCCTACGTGGCGGAACTGTTCCGTCGGCACCGCCGGGCCTTCGTCCTGCTCATCACCGTCAACACGGTCGCCGTGGTCGCCTCGATGGCGGGCCCCTACCTGCTCGGGGGCCTCGTCGAACGCGTCTCGGACGGGGCCCGTGAACTCCACATGGAGCTCACGGCGACAGTCTTCGTCGTCGCCCTCCTCGTCCAGGCCGTCTTCGTCCGGGAGGTGCGGCTACGCGGCGCCATGCTCGGGGAGCGGATGCTGGCCGACCTCCGCGAGGACTTCCTCGTCCGGTCGGTCGGGCTGCCGCCGGGTGTCCTGGAACGCGCCGGCACCGGTGACCTGCTCTCCCGCATCACCACGGACATCGACCGGCTCGGCAACGCCATGCGCGAGGCCGTGCCGCAGCTGGCGATCGGCGTGGTGTGGGTGGCCCTCCTCATCGGCGGGCTCGCCGTCACCGCGCCCCCACTGGCTCTGACCGTACTGCTCGCCCTGCCGCTGCTGGTGCTCGGCTGCCGCTGGTACTTCAAGCGGGCTCCCTCCGCCTACCGCTCGGAGTCCGCCGGGTACGCCGCCGTCGCCGCCGTGCTCGCCGAGACCGTCGACGCCGGCCGCACGGTGGAGGCCCACCGCCTCGGCACGCGCCGGATCGACCTGTCGAACCAGCGCATCGAGGAGTGGACCGCCTGGGAGCGGTACACGCTGTGGCTGCGGTCGGTGCTCTTCCCCGTCATCAATTTCACGCACACCACGGTCCTCGGCTCGGTGCTGATCGTCGGCGGGGTGTTCGTCCTGCAGGGCTGGATCGGGCTCGGCCAGCTGACCACGGGCGCGCTCATCGCCCAGATGCTCGTCGACCCGGTCAACCTGATCCTTCGCTGGTACGACGAGCTGCAGGTCGCCGAGGTGTCGCTGGCCCGCCTGGTGGGCGTGCGGGACATCGAGCCCGACGCGGGCGACCCGGCCGTGGCCCCGGACGGACGCCATGTCCACGCCGACCAGGTGCGCTTCGGGTACCGCGAAGGCGTCGACGTCCTGCGCAAGGTGTCCCTGGAGGTCGCGCCGGGCACCCGGCTCGCCCTGGTCGGTCCGTCCGGCGCGGGCAAGTCGACCCTGGGCAGGCTCCTCGCCGGGATCTACGCCCCCCGCGACGGCCGTATCACCCTGGGTGGGGCCGAGCTGTCCCGTATGCCCGCCGAGGACGTCCGCTCCCATGTGGCGCTGGTCAACCAGGAACACCACGTGTTCGTCGGCTCGCTGCGCGACAACCTGCTCCTCGCCCGCACGGGTGCGCGGGACGCCGAGCTGTGGGCGGCGCTGGGCGCGGTCGACGCCGACACCTGGGCGCAGGCCCTGGAGGAGGGGCTGGACACCGAGGTCGGTTCCGGCGGGTTCGCCCTCACTCCCGCGCAGGCCCAGCAGATCGCGCTGGCCCGGCTGGTCCTCGCCGACCCGCACACGCTGGTCCTGGACGAGGCGACCTCGCTCCTCGACCCGCGTGCGGCCCGCCACCTGGAACGCTCCCTGGCCCGTGTCCTCGACGGCCGCACGGTCGTCGCCATCGCCCATCGCCTGCACACCGCCCACGACGCCGACGTCATCGCCGTCGTCGAGAACGGCCGCATCAGCGAGCTGGGCAGCCACGATCAACTGGTCGAGGCGGACGGCGCGTACGCCGCCCTGTGGAGGTCGTGGCACGGCTGA
- a CDS encoding ABC transporter ATP-binding protein, which yields MQIQDLPYADPGVPDARSGPRFLWWLGRNQLGGQFKALAWGLLHFTSVAGLPFCVGFAIQAVVDRSGARLALAGVVLVLCGFTIALGDTFLHRSAVTNWITAAARVQQLLARKTAQLGSALTRRVAAGEIVAVSTGDVERIGWFVEGVSRFTAAALTVVLVCVALVVYQPALGIVVAVGVPVLALSVLPLLPRATRRADFQREKAGRATELASDTVAGLRVLRGIGGEELFLDRYRRASQEVRHAAVRSARMWALISGLQVLLPGLLMIAVVWHGVGLAREGRITVGELVTVYSAVMLLTYPLRHFEEIAMAYSFSRPSAKRAAGVLSLERATDTEGARAAAVPTGDLYDPATGLLAPAGFLTAVVCGDPDAAGRLAERLGGHATEEGASALLGGVPLDELPLDSARTAVLVQDKDPVLLSGTLRELLDVPASGEVTAEEALAAAQCGDVLEALIQGSLDTEDPLDARITERGRSLSGGQRQRLALARSLVTDPGVLVLDEPTSAVDSHTEARVADGIRSLRAGRTTVVFTSSPLLLDLAERVVLVHEGKVTAVGPHRDLLHDEPLYRAVVTRETDEETAPAGGSGEKTLRAAGPGFADRPADLGTALSDVLDELEEIEETA from the coding sequence ATGCAGATTCAAGACCTTCCGTACGCAGACCCCGGCGTGCCGGACGCCCGCTCGGGTCCACGTTTCCTGTGGTGGCTCGGCCGGAATCAGCTCGGCGGACAGTTCAAGGCGCTGGCATGGGGGTTGCTGCACTTCACCTCCGTGGCCGGGCTGCCGTTCTGTGTCGGCTTCGCCATCCAGGCCGTGGTCGACCGCTCCGGCGCCCGGCTCGCCCTCGCGGGCGTGGTGCTGGTGCTGTGCGGGTTCACCATCGCGCTGGGCGACACCTTCCTGCACCGCTCCGCGGTCACCAACTGGATCACCGCCGCCGCGCGCGTCCAGCAGCTGCTGGCCCGCAAGACGGCCCAGCTCGGCTCGGCGCTGACGCGGCGGGTGGCGGCCGGTGAGATCGTCGCCGTCTCCACGGGCGACGTCGAGAGGATCGGCTGGTTCGTCGAGGGCGTCTCCCGGTTCACGGCCGCGGCCCTCACCGTGGTGCTCGTCTGTGTCGCCCTGGTCGTCTACCAGCCCGCGCTCGGCATCGTCGTCGCCGTGGGCGTCCCCGTCCTCGCTCTCTCCGTGCTGCCGTTGCTGCCCCGCGCGACCCGGAGGGCCGACTTCCAGCGCGAGAAGGCGGGCCGCGCCACCGAGCTGGCTTCCGACACCGTCGCGGGCCTGCGCGTCCTGCGCGGTATCGGCGGGGAGGAACTCTTCCTCGACCGCTACCGCCGGGCCTCCCAGGAGGTCCGCCACGCCGCCGTCCGCAGCGCCCGTATGTGGGCTCTCATCTCCGGTCTGCAGGTGCTGTTGCCGGGGCTGCTGATGATCGCGGTCGTGTGGCACGGTGTGGGTCTCGCCCGTGAGGGCCGGATCACGGTCGGCGAGCTGGTCACCGTGTACAGCGCGGTCATGCTGCTCACGTATCCGCTCCGGCACTTCGAGGAGATCGCGATGGCGTACTCCTTCTCCCGCCCGTCCGCCAAACGGGCCGCCGGGGTGCTGTCGCTGGAACGGGCCACGGACACCGAAGGAGCCCGCGCGGCCGCCGTGCCCACCGGCGACCTGTACGACCCGGCGACCGGACTGCTCGCACCCGCCGGGTTTCTCACCGCCGTGGTGTGCGGCGACCCCGACGCGGCCGGACGCCTGGCCGAACGGCTCGGCGGCCATGCCACCGAGGAGGGCGCCTCCGCGCTGCTCGGCGGCGTCCCGCTCGACGAGCTGCCCCTCGACTCCGCCCGCACCGCCGTCCTCGTCCAGGACAAGGACCCGGTGCTGCTCTCCGGCACGCTGCGCGAACTCCTCGACGTCCCCGCCTCCGGCGAGGTCACCGCCGAGGAGGCGCTGGCCGCCGCCCAGTGCGGTGACGTGCTGGAGGCCCTGATCCAGGGGTCGCTCGACACCGAGGACCCGCTGGACGCCCGGATCACCGAGCGTGGCCGGTCCCTGTCCGGCGGCCAGCGCCAGCGCCTCGCGCTGGCCCGGTCCCTCGTCACGGACCCCGGCGTCCTGGTCCTGGACGAACCGACCTCCGCCGTCGACTCGCACACCGAGGCCCGGGTCGCCGACGGCATCCGGTCGCTGCGGGCGGGCAGGACCACGGTCGTCTTCACCTCCTCGCCCCTGCTCCTGGACCTCGCCGAACGCGTCGTCCTCGTGCACGAGGGCAAGGTCACGGCGGTGGGCCCGCACCGCGACCTCCTGCACGACGAACCCCTGTACCGGGCGGTCGTCACCCGCGAAACCGACGAGGAGACCGCCCCGGCCGGCGGTTCCGGGGAGAAAACCCTCCGGGCCGCCGGGCCCGGCTTCGCGGATCGGCCGGCGGACCTCGGGACCGCCCTCAGCGACGTGCTGGACGAACTGGAAGAAATCGAGGAGACCGCATGA